A window from Neobacillus sp. PS3-40 encodes these proteins:
- the galU gene encoding UTP--glucose-1-phosphate uridylyltransferase GalU, whose translation MKVRKAIIPAAGLGTRFLPATKAMPKEMLPIVDKPTIQYIVEEAVESGIEDIIIVTGKGKRAIEDHFDNSFELEQNLFEKGKFELLNEVQKSSKLVDIHYIRQKEPKGLGHAIWCARKFIGDEPFAVLLGDDIVKAEKPCLKQLMEQYERYNASILGVQTVPDSQVSRYGIVDGMSIGERFYSVNSLIEKPKQEEAPSNLAILGRYILSPKIFDVLSKQTPGAGGEIQLTDAIARLNQHEAVYAYDFEGIRYDVGEKMGFIQTTIDFALQRSELRNQLLDYLSNVLERELIK comes from the coding sequence ATGAAAGTAAGAAAAGCAATTATACCAGCTGCCGGGCTAGGAACTAGATTCCTACCAGCAACGAAAGCAATGCCAAAAGAGATGCTACCGATCGTAGATAAACCTACGATCCAATATATTGTTGAGGAAGCAGTAGAATCAGGGATTGAAGATATTATAATCGTGACTGGAAAAGGAAAGAGGGCAATTGAAGACCATTTTGACAATTCGTTTGAATTAGAACAAAATCTATTTGAAAAAGGAAAGTTTGAACTATTAAACGAAGTACAAAAGTCCTCAAAGCTTGTTGATATTCATTACATTCGCCAGAAAGAACCAAAAGGATTAGGTCATGCCATTTGGTGTGCCCGAAAATTTATTGGCGATGAACCGTTCGCTGTGCTCTTGGGCGATGATATTGTAAAGGCTGAGAAACCTTGTTTAAAACAATTGATGGAACAATATGAAAGGTATAATGCCTCCATTCTTGGGGTGCAAACTGTACCTGATAGTCAAGTTTCCAGGTACGGTATCGTTGATGGGATGAGTATTGGTGAACGTTTTTACAGTGTGAATAGTTTGATAGAAAAGCCAAAACAAGAAGAAGCACCCTCGAATCTTGCTATTCTTGGACGATATATTCTGAGTCCAAAAATATTCGACGTATTAAGTAAACAAACACCTGGAGCAGGTGGAGAAATTCAACTAACTGATGCTATTGCAAGGTTAAATCAGCACGAAGCAGTTTACGCCTATGATTTTGAAGGAATTCGCTATGATGTTGGCGAAAAAATGGGCTTTATCCAAACAACAATTGACTTTGCCCTACAACGTAGTGAATTAAGAAATCAGTTATTAGATTATCTTTCGAATGTTCTGGAAAGGGAGTTAATTAAGTAG
- a CDS encoding nucleoside-diphosphate sugar epimerase/dehydratase yields the protein MTYRQRLSLFILIDSCIVLAAVYFSHFLVGATYEVFTFPIIISSFVLLLSHHFFSLKFRLYKKAWEYASVGELLIIIKVVTFSILTTAIGQHLILLDTHMRLLTVTWLLNILIIGGSRFCWRMLRDMIFNSADNKKRTLIVGAGSAGMMVARQLKKNNDADLMPVVFIDDDRKKHRLDILGIPVFGGVSEIKQAVETLDIDNIVIAIPSLSKKELNTIFQECAKTSAKTQIMPMLEDLVTGRVSVKQFRDVQVEDLLGREPVDLNIDSISEYVTNKVVLVTGAGGSIGSEICRQISKFNPKQLVLLGHGENSIYTIEMELKEIFAKKKIQFIPVIADVQDVKKMMSVMGAYQPDVVYHAAAHKHVPLMEANPEEAVKNNLIGTINAAKAARWNGVKTFVMISTDKAVNPTSVMGATKRLAEMMIQHMDQVSETKFVAVRFGNVLGSRGSVIPLFKRQIEKGGPVTVTHPDMVRYFMTIPEASRLVIQAGALAKGGEIFVLDMGDPVKIVDLARNLIKLSGNLIDEIDIEFTGMRPGEKLFEELLKKEEVHEKQIYPKIYVGKKATLYLNEIEEVIATYSNLNKEELRELLVNLANNNVISESRLSAIV from the coding sequence ATGACATACCGACAGAGATTATCATTATTTATCTTAATTGATTCATGTATTGTTTTGGCTGCTGTCTATTTTAGCCACTTCTTAGTGGGAGCAACTTATGAAGTTTTCACTTTTCCAATCATTATTAGCTCCTTTGTTCTTTTGTTGAGTCACCACTTTTTTTCATTGAAATTCAGATTGTATAAAAAGGCCTGGGAGTATGCAAGTGTTGGGGAGTTACTTATTATCATAAAAGTTGTAACATTTTCAATTCTAACCACCGCCATTGGTCAACATTTGATCCTTCTCGACACCCATATGCGTCTGCTTACTGTTACATGGCTACTCAATATATTAATTATTGGAGGCTCTCGTTTTTGCTGGAGGATGCTTAGGGATATGATTTTTAATTCAGCAGATAATAAAAAACGTACCCTTATAGTAGGTGCAGGATCCGCGGGTATGATGGTGGCAAGGCAACTGAAAAAAAATAATGATGCAGACTTAATGCCCGTTGTATTTATTGATGATGATAGAAAAAAACATAGGCTTGATATTTTAGGAATACCTGTATTTGGAGGGGTTTCTGAAATCAAGCAAGCTGTAGAGACATTAGATATTGATAACATCGTTATTGCAATCCCTTCACTAAGTAAAAAGGAATTAAATACTATTTTTCAGGAATGTGCAAAAACAAGTGCAAAAACACAAATCATGCCAATGCTCGAAGATTTGGTCACGGGAAGAGTATCTGTCAAACAGTTTCGGGATGTTCAAGTAGAAGATTTATTAGGGAGAGAACCTGTAGATTTAAATATTGATAGTATTTCAGAATATGTAACAAATAAGGTTGTTCTAGTTACTGGTGCTGGTGGGTCTATTGGTTCGGAAATTTGTCGCCAAATCTCGAAATTCAATCCAAAACAATTAGTATTATTGGGACATGGAGAAAATAGCATCTATACCATTGAAATGGAGCTAAAAGAGATTTTTGCAAAAAAGAAAATTCAATTTATCCCCGTCATCGCAGATGTGCAAGACGTTAAGAAAATGATGTCTGTAATGGGTGCATATCAACCAGATGTTGTTTATCATGCCGCAGCTCATAAACATGTTCCCTTAATGGAAGCCAATCCAGAAGAAGCTGTTAAAAATAATTTAATTGGTACAATAAACGCAGCCAAAGCGGCCAGATGGAATGGTGTAAAAACATTTGTCATGATATCAACGGATAAAGCTGTTAATCCAACAAGTGTGATGGGTGCGACCAAAAGGCTCGCGGAAATGATGATACAACATATGGATCAAGTAAGTGAAACAAAATTTGTCGCCGTTCGGTTTGGCAATGTGCTTGGAAGCAGGGGGAGTGTTATCCCACTATTTAAAAGACAAATTGAAAAGGGCGGTCCCGTAACAGTTACTCATCCTGATATGGTTAGGTACTTTATGACTATTCCGGAAGCATCAAGACTAGTGATCCAAGCTGGAGCCCTTGCAAAAGGCGGAGAAATATTTGTCCTTGATATGGGTGATCCAGTAAAAATTGTTGATTTGGCAAGAAACTTGATCAAACTTTCTGGGAATTTAATTGATGAAATCGATATTGAATTCACAGGAATGCGACCAGGAGAAAAGCTATTTGAAGAATTATTAAAAAAAGAGGAAGTTCATGAAAAACAAATTTATCCGAAAATTTATGTTGGTAAAAAAGCGACACTTTATTTGAACGAAATCGAAGAAGTTATCGCGACTTACTCTAATTTGAATAAAGAGGAACTAAGAGAGCTGCTTGTGAATTTAGCGAATAATAATGTTATTTCAGAATCTAGATTATCAGCAATTGTTTAA
- a CDS encoding CpsD/CapB family tyrosine-protein kinase, with translation MNRRINVASAKKRMLIAYSHPESIFSEQFRMIQANINFAMEDKKSRTFLITSPCKGEGKSTLVSNLAVSMAQQKKKVLLIDGNLRTPNLHNIMKVRNTIGLTDVLTGKIKFEEAIIHTEIGELDVLTSGLIPVNPSELLGSQYLRDILCDTLRSYDMVLIDSYSVLELSDTKLLANQCDGVVLVIQNGKTLIDKAIEARKVLEFAKAKLIGVIMNK, from the coding sequence TTGAATAGAAGGATAAATGTAGCTTCGGCAAAAAAAAGAATGTTAATTGCATACTCTCATCCCGAATCAATCTTTTCTGAGCAATTTCGAATGATCCAAGCAAATATTAATTTTGCAATGGAAGACAAAAAAAGTCGAACTTTCTTAATAACTTCTCCTTGTAAAGGAGAGGGGAAATCAACTTTAGTTTCTAATTTAGCCGTTTCAATGGCTCAGCAGAAAAAAAAGGTCCTTTTAATTGATGGGAATTTAAGAACTCCTAATTTACACAACATAATGAAAGTCAGAAATACAATCGGATTAACAGATGTTCTTACAGGTAAAATAAAATTCGAGGAAGCAATCATCCATACAGAAATAGGTGAATTGGATGTATTAACAAGTGGACTAATTCCAGTTAACCCTTCCGAGTTGCTAGGTTCACAATATTTAAGAGATATTTTGTGTGACACATTACGATCATACGACATGGTTTTAATTGATTCTTACTCTGTCCTGGAGTTATCAGATACGAAACTTTTAGCAAATCAATGTGATGGAGTGGTATTAGTTATTCAAAATGGAAAAACCTTAATCGATAAAGCCATAGAAGCTAGAAAAGTGTTAGAATTTGCAAAAGCAAAACTAATTGGAGTAATTATGAATAAGTAA
- a CDS encoding Wzz/FepE/Etk N-terminal domain-containing protein encodes MNNLDQMKGIEKIKAKEINLKELYAVIKKRMWVVIIMVVITTLLGAFYSYSTNIPMYQASSRIIIGADPEFRNTLQVIIKDTTVLEKVVESLKLKTSPEALSGQINVASIDNSQVVSISVTDTDPDRAAKIANTTATVFKNEIPNIVSFNNVRLLSDAKVNSWPINQNQKKIILVSLIIGLVIGIGLVFLLDSLDDSIRSTQDVEKILGLTLLGRVPSVNKKNLKKKYVKKFEMEIGDEAIGFE; translated from the coding sequence ATGAATAATCTTGATCAAATGAAAGGTATAGAAAAGATTAAAGCAAAGGAAATAAATCTAAAAGAGTTATATGCAGTAATAAAAAAAAGAATGTGGGTAGTAATTATAATGGTGGTAATTACTACTTTATTGGGCGCATTTTACAGCTATTCAACTAATATTCCAATGTATCAAGCTTCCTCAAGAATTATTATTGGGGCAGATCCTGAATTTAGGAATACTCTTCAAGTAATTATAAAAGACACTACAGTGTTGGAAAAAGTTGTGGAAAGTTTAAAATTGAAAACATCACCAGAGGCCCTTTCTGGACAAATAAACGTTGCAAGTATTGATAATTCTCAGGTGGTAAGTATTAGTGTTACAGATACAGACCCTGATCGCGCTGCAAAAATTGCGAACACAACGGCAACGGTATTCAAAAATGAAATTCCTAATATTGTTAGTTTCAATAATGTTCGCCTACTATCAGACGCTAAAGTGAATTCTTGGCCAATAAACCAAAATCAAAAGAAAATCATTCTAGTTTCTTTGATAATTGGATTAGTGATTGGTATAGGGTTGGTATTTTTGCTAGATTCCTTAGATGATTCAATTAGGTCTACACAAGATGTGGAAAAAATATTAGGTTTAACGTTATTAGGGAGAGTTCCTAGTGTCAATAAAAAGAATTTAAAAAAGAAATATGTAAAGAAATTTGAAATGGAAATTGGAGATGAGGCAATTGGTTTTGAATAG
- a CDS encoding ABC transporter ATP-binding protein, with product MNQVHYFIKQLHSFSGRILYVNLLGMALVSILEGIGIFLLIPMLSYSGIVNIDIGGTKFSKYFSFTHDYPKNIFMILILGFYVSLVIIQNIVQRNLLVRNAKITQGFIRQLRLETYNLLLRARWSFYTKERKADLINVMTMELARVAGGIIQFLQLITSLIFTSIQIFIAFYLSVKLTAFVLLSGFILGFFSRGFIRKSKFLGGKTSVLAQEYLAGITDQLNGMKEIKSNTLEESRLNWLNSLTKGMVEEQIEYVNLKYASQTIYKITSASLIAVFIYIYLMIFDAHPAQFLLIFIIFSRLWPRFTDIQSGLEQIASCVPAFRSLIELQIKCKKEIEITDENYYKEIKPLRFEKKLECQNTFFRYNQNEPTYALKNINLEIPINCVTAIVGSSGAGKSTLIDILIGLNKPELGDVLIDGKTLSEENLLSLRRSVSYVPQDPFLFNGSIRDNMLMIEPNSSEIQIWDALEFSAAAEFVGKLPNALDTIVGDRGIRLSGGERQRLVLARAILRKPAILVLDEATSALDMENEAKVQEALERLKGTMTIIVIAHRLSTIRNADQVIVLSQGEVIQQGKYSELASEKKGMFNDLLNKQIKMSV from the coding sequence GTGAATCAAGTTCATTATTTCATTAAACAATTGCATTCTTTTTCTGGCAGAATTCTATATGTTAACCTTCTAGGGATGGCACTAGTTAGTATTCTTGAGGGAATCGGGATATTTCTATTGATACCAATGTTAAGCTATAGTGGAATCGTCAACATTGATATTGGAGGAACCAAGTTCTCTAAATATTTTAGTTTCACGCATGATTATCCTAAAAATATTTTTATGATTTTGATCTTGGGATTTTATGTCTCTTTGGTAATCATACAAAATATAGTACAACGAAACTTATTGGTAAGAAATGCAAAAATAACTCAAGGGTTTATCCGTCAATTAAGATTAGAGACATATAATCTATTATTAAGAGCACGTTGGAGTTTTTATACGAAGGAGAGAAAAGCGGATCTTATCAACGTGATGACAATGGAACTAGCACGTGTCGCTGGAGGTATTATTCAATTCTTACAGCTTATAACTTCCCTTATTTTCACCTCTATACAGATTTTTATCGCTTTTTATTTATCAGTAAAGCTAACTGCTTTCGTATTATTGTCAGGTTTCATTCTTGGTTTCTTTTCTCGAGGATTTATAAGAAAATCAAAATTTTTAGGGGGAAAAACTTCCGTTTTAGCGCAAGAATATCTAGCTGGAATAACGGACCAACTTAATGGTATGAAGGAGATCAAAAGTAATACATTAGAGGAATCACGTTTAAATTGGCTTAATTCTTTAACTAAAGGAATGGTAGAAGAACAAATTGAATATGTAAACTTGAAATATGCCTCTCAAACAATTTATAAAATTACATCAGCTAGTTTAATTGCTGTATTTATTTATATTTATCTCATGATTTTTGATGCCCATCCAGCACAATTTTTATTAATTTTTATCATTTTTTCTCGATTATGGCCACGATTTACTGATATCCAATCAGGTTTGGAGCAAATTGCATCTTGCGTACCCGCCTTTAGATCTTTAATTGAGTTGCAAATAAAATGTAAGAAAGAAATAGAAATAACAGATGAAAACTACTATAAAGAAATAAAACCCTTACGATTTGAAAAAAAGCTAGAATGTCAAAATACTTTTTTTCGATATAATCAAAATGAACCAACCTATGCACTGAAAAATATTAATTTAGAGATTCCAATTAATTGTGTAACAGCAATTGTAGGTTCATCAGGAGCTGGAAAGAGCACATTAATCGATATTTTAATAGGGCTAAATAAACCAGAACTTGGAGATGTACTTATAGATGGAAAAACCCTTTCTGAGGAAAACTTATTATCTCTGAGACGTTCTGTTAGTTATGTTCCTCAAGATCCTTTTTTATTTAATGGCAGCATTCGAGATAACATGCTTATGATTGAGCCAAATTCAAGTGAAATACAAATTTGGGATGCATTAGAGTTTTCAGCAGCTGCTGAATTTGTAGGTAAGCTTCCAAATGCACTGGATACAATTGTTGGTGATAGGGGAATAAGGCTTTCCGGGGGAGAACGTCAAAGGCTTGTGTTAGCCAGAGCCATTTTAAGAAAGCCTGCCATACTTGTTTTGGATGAAGCAACAAGTGCATTAGATATGGAAAATGAGGCGAAAGTTCAAGAGGCATTGGAAAGATTAAAAGGAACGATGACTATTATCGTCATTGCACATAGGTTGTCAACTATTCGAAATGCTGATCAAGTAATAGTCCTAAGCCAAGGTGAAGTTATCCAACAAGGGAAATATAGCGAGCTTGCGAGTGAAAAAAAAGGAATGTTCAATGATCTATTAAACAAACAAATTAAAATGAGTGTGTGA
- a CDS encoding nucleotidyltransferase family protein: MNNHFKSELEQLPHELRLLLFFLKTEIDDDTISINKGLFKSINWGIFLELAKHHRVYPIIYKKVKKINEPSIPPFVLQSLHQEYQKNIFRMLSLSGEMETISKIFADKKIHTLFLKGPVLATDLYGDLSLRTSADLDILIPIKNLNQAEEILLNDGYIKDDYILTVLNDWKWRHHHITFYHPLRKIKVEIHWRLNPGPAREPRFSELWDRKRVSSLTSYPVYILGLEDLFLFLITHGARHGWSRLRWLVDIDQMVKKKIDWEKIIRLLRKNHYLHLGGQSLFLASNLLNTKMPMEMTKISHGNRTKRLAIDALFYIKQMVNLHSYPIPDEVSIYHKRHLISLMSNQQKTIFVLSYLFPYPKDTEFFPLPKILHFLYFPLRPLLVIGRKIRRRAITRRA, encoded by the coding sequence ATGAATAACCATTTTAAAAGTGAACTAGAGCAATTACCTCATGAATTACGTCTACTACTTTTTTTTCTGAAAACTGAAATTGACGATGATACAATTTCTATAAATAAAGGATTATTTAAGAGTATTAATTGGGGGATATTTCTTGAATTAGCTAAGCATCATCGAGTATATCCTATTATTTATAAAAAAGTAAAAAAGATTAATGAACCCTCTATTCCTCCATTTGTACTGCAATCATTACATCAGGAATACCAAAAAAATATTTTTAGAATGCTTTCATTAAGTGGAGAAATGGAAACTATATCAAAAATATTTGCAGACAAAAAGATTCACACTCTCTTTTTAAAAGGTCCAGTACTTGCAACTGATCTTTACGGTGATCTATCGTTAAGGACATCTGCAGACTTGGATATTTTAATCCCAATCAAAAATTTGAATCAAGCGGAAGAAATTCTACTAAATGACGGATACATAAAAGATGATTATATTTTAACAGTATTAAATGATTGGAAATGGAGACACCATCATATTACTTTTTATCATCCATTGAGGAAGATAAAGGTGGAAATACATTGGAGGCTTAATCCAGGGCCGGCTAGGGAACCCCGATTTAGTGAATTGTGGGATCGGAAGAGAGTAAGTTCATTAACGAGTTATCCTGTTTATATTTTAGGATTAGAAGATTTATTTTTATTTCTTATTACCCACGGGGCACGGCATGGGTGGTCTCGTCTTCGTTGGTTAGTTGATATTGATCAAATGGTCAAAAAAAAAATTGATTGGGAAAAAATAATTAGATTACTAAGGAAAAATCATTATCTTCATTTAGGCGGTCAATCCCTTTTCTTAGCCTCTAATTTACTAAATACTAAAATGCCAATGGAAATGACTAAAATATCACATGGAAATCGGACAAAGCGATTAGCAATTGATGCTTTGTTTTATATAAAGCAAATGGTTAATCTTCATTCTTATCCAATCCCTGATGAAGTATCCATATATCACAAACGACATTTAATTTCGCTAATGTCTAATCAGCAAAAAACTATTTTTGTTCTAAGCTATCTTTTCCCTTACCCGAAAGATACTGAATTTTTTCCTTTACCTAAAATCCTTCATTTTTTATATTTTCCTTTACGCCCTCTTTTAGTGATTGGGAGGAAAATAAGGAGACGCGCCATAACTAGGAGGGCATAA
- a CDS encoding lasso peptide biosynthesis B2 protein, whose amino-acid sequence MILGQKVKTFSLLDSRKKMLLLEAFIFLAFARILKLMPFSKVSPFLGTHKEETTFDLNISEQKTLRNVSNSINIMSNYTFWESKCLVKAIAGMKMLQRRKIESTLYLGIAKDKSGKLIAHAWLRSGSYYVTGREGMQGFTVVGKFARKFVFSDKRRIS is encoded by the coding sequence ATGATACTTGGTCAAAAAGTTAAGACATTTAGTTTATTGGATTCAAGGAAAAAGATGTTGTTACTAGAGGCTTTTATTTTTTTAGCATTCGCTCGCATCCTCAAATTAATGCCATTTTCAAAAGTTTCCCCTTTTTTAGGTACTCATAAGGAGGAAACAACATTTGACCTAAATATATCTGAGCAAAAAACGTTAAGAAACGTGTCGAATTCCATTAATATTATGAGTAATTATACTTTTTGGGAAAGTAAATGTCTTGTTAAAGCTATAGCTGGAATGAAGATGCTTCAAAGACGGAAAATTGAAAGTACTTTATATTTGGGTATTGCCAAGGATAAGTCAGGAAAGTTAATTGCACATGCATGGTTACGCAGTGGTTCCTATTATGTTACAGGGAGAGAAGGAATGCAGGGGTTTACAGTTGTAGGAAAATTTGCCCGAAAATTTGTGTTTAGTGATAAGAGGAGAATATCATGA
- a CDS encoding lasso peptide biosynthesis PqqD family chaperone: protein MIDTKISIKSPIKQCEGNIVSDMDGDKVMLSIKNGKYYNLGSLGGEIWDLIKAPIKINQLITILISEYQIEKSECEQQVLTFIEQLYSEGLIQIVNQE from the coding sequence ATGATCGATACTAAAATTTCAATCAAATCACCAATTAAGCAATGTGAGGGAAACATAGTGAGTGATATGGATGGAGATAAAGTAATGCTAAGTATCAAAAATGGAAAGTATTACAATTTAGGTAGTTTGGGTGGGGAAATATGGGATTTAATAAAAGCTCCAATAAAAATAAATCAGTTGATTACAATCCTAATATCTGAATATCAAATTGAAAAAAGTGAATGTGAACAGCAAGTACTTACCTTTATTGAACAACTATATAGTGAAGGATTAATACAAATTGTTAACCAAGAATAA
- a CDS encoding aldolase, with the protein MYKAFGLTICSEISLPELTQLHKDEEVADIFIDIGYLSCFWDEFKIHQRNFIVKESLVIFQIPNTATFCIKDGKNIIVSPMDGSDYDKIRLYILGTCMGVLLMQRKIFPLHGSAIAINGKAYAFIGNSGAGKSTLASAFINKGFQLLSDDVVAVKFLNEDGPFIMPSYPQQKLWKDSLEKFGMQTSDYRPLFERETKYSIPVNSNFSHEPSPLAGVFELVKTENEHIQICKIEKLERFRTLLYQTYRHSLVNKMGLTEWHFTDSSKIINKVQMYQLKRPTSEFTAQNLVSMILSFIKEREII; encoded by the coding sequence ATGTATAAAGCATTTGGGTTAACAATTTGTAGTGAAATATCTCTGCCTGAATTAACACAGCTACATAAAGATGAAGAAGTAGCAGACATTTTTATTGATATAGGATACTTATCTTGTTTCTGGGATGAATTCAAAATCCATCAAAGGAATTTTATCGTTAAAGAAAGTCTGGTAATATTTCAAATCCCTAATACTGCGACATTTTGTATAAAAGACGGGAAAAACATAATTGTATCCCCAATGGATGGATCTGATTATGATAAAATTCGCCTTTATATCTTAGGAACTTGTATGGGAGTACTGTTAATGCAGAGAAAAATATTCCCACTGCATGGAAGTGCTATAGCTATAAATGGGAAAGCGTATGCATTCATAGGAAACTCAGGTGCAGGTAAATCAACTCTTGCTTCAGCATTTATAAATAAAGGATTTCAACTTCTTAGTGATGATGTGGTTGCAGTTAAATTTTTAAACGAAGATGGTCCTTTTATTATGCCATCTTATCCACAGCAAAAGTTGTGGAAGGATAGTTTGGAAAAATTCGGTATGCAGACGAGCGATTACCGACCATTATTCGAAAGAGAAACTAAATATTCGATACCCGTAAATTCTAATTTTTCTCATGAACCCTCCCCTCTTGCAGGTGTCTTTGAGTTGGTTAAAACCGAAAATGAACATATTCAAATTTGTAAAATTGAAAAGTTGGAAAGGTTTCGAACCCTGTTATATCAAACATATCGTCATTCTCTAGTCAATAAAATGGGATTGACAGAATGGCATTTCACCGATTCTTCAAAAATTATCAACAAAGTACAGATGTATCAATTAAAAAGACCTACATCTGAATTCACTGCACAGAACCTAGTATCCATGATTTTAAGTTTTATTAAAGAGAGGGAAATAATATGA
- a CDS encoding paeninodin family lasso peptide, which yields MKKEWKKLELEVLNINMTMAGPGIKTPDAVQPDCDEMVNYS from the coding sequence TTGAAAAAGGAATGGAAAAAGCTAGAACTTGAAGTACTTAATATTAATATGACAATGGCTGGACCAGGTATTAAAACACCTGATGCCGTACAGCCGGATTGTGATGAAATGGTAAATTACAGTTAA